A window of Mytilus trossulus isolate FHL-02 unplaced genomic scaffold, PNRI_Mtr1.1.1.hap1 h1tg000138l__unscaffolded, whole genome shotgun sequence contains these coding sequences:
- the LOC134700449 gene encoding mediator of RNA polymerase II transcription subunit 8-B-like yields the protein MQKEEKQLEATVDALIHRVQDIKNSIASFLFKLENEYQTLNWPSVLDNFALISGQLNSLGKVLKNDRSPHLRNHLLLPLALRPDRDAELEKLTEGRVQCFNHEVVPDYLRTKPEPEVEDKVNIVVQKSAAMQADMAQKQLNSMNKITSNLLDIINSNKEELESEANQKAQMAQTYSSTDTSSMVAAMMFGKGLKSIQRQDSRPGMTAQQQQQQQQQKQQAQNIGKAPSTIKTNIKSAASTHPYQRP from the exons AAAGAAGAAAAGCAATTAGAAGCCACTGTAGATGCCTTGATCCACAGAGTTCAGGATATCAAAAATTCCATTGCATCGTTTCTCTTTAAGCttgaaaatgaatatcaaaCATTGAATTG GCCATCTGTGCTGGATAATTTTGCTCTGATATCTGGTCAGCTAAATAGTCTTGGTAAAGTCCTGAAAAATGACAGATCACCACATCTTAGAAATCATCTCTTATTACCGCTGGCATTGAGACCTGATAGAGATGCTGAACTTGAG AAACTAACAGAAGGAAGAGTACAGTGTTTTAACCATGAAGTTGTACCAGACTATCTCCGTACCAAACCAGAACCAGAGGTCGAGGACAAAGTTAATATTGTCGTTCAGAAATCAGCTGCAATGCAAGCAGACATGGCACAA aaacagcTGAACTCAATGAACAAGATCACCAGTAATTTATTGGATATCATAAATTCCAACAAAGAAGAATTAGAAAGTGAAGCAA ATCAGAAAGCCCAGATGGCACAGACATATTCATCAACAGATACCAGTTCCATGGTGGCAGCCATGATGTTTGGTAAGGGACTAAAATCAATACAACGACAAGATTCTCGACCTGGTATGACAGCACAACAACAACAGCAGCAGCAACAACAGAAACAACAGG CACAAAACATTGGAAAAGCACCAAGTAccataaaaacaaacatcaagTCTGCAGCCAGTACCCACCCATATCAAAGACCTTGA